The Flavobacteriales bacterium genome window below encodes:
- a CDS encoding DUF721 domain-containing protein: MRKSNEQSLGEVIKELLKSSGLDKKLAQHKLIEGWAEVVGETIARHTLEVKIFDDKLYVKMNSSVIREELNYVKSGLVQKLNELAGEKLIEDIVIR, from the coding sequence ATGAGAAAATCAAACGAACAGTCCCTCGGTGAGGTGATCAAAGAATTATTGAAATCTTCCGGACTGGATAAGAAACTCGCCCAACACAAATTGATCGAAGGATGGGCGGAGGTTGTCGGAGAAACCATTGCCAGACACACCCTGGAAGTGAAAATATTTGATGATAAGCTTTATGTGAAGATGAATTCTTCCGTGATAAGGGAAGAACTTAACTATGTCAAGTCCGGACTGGTTCAGAAACTGAATGAGCTGGCCGGAGAAAAGCTGATAGAGGATATTGTGATCCGGTGA